TTGTTATAATCAAATCATCATCGTTATTTTCCAGATATTTTTCAATTATTACAAGCAAATCGCCATAATCTTTGCTTGGTGAAAAAACTGCTTCGGGAAATCCTGTTCTCTCATTTCTTTTAATATCGAATTTGGCAATGTCATCAAATTCCAGAATATTATCCGCTTTCAGCAGATTTTCCGCCTCATCAATATTAATTTCGCCTTCAACCAATTTTTCAAGGATATCTTTCATATTATTATTATAGTATAAAATTTTATATAAAATTTAACTTAAATAATATATTTATGAAAGCTAGAAAGATTTTGACACAGGGCATAGTTCAGGGAGTGGGATTCAGGCCTTATGTATACAGGCTCGCATCCGAGTTGGGCCTTAAAGGATCCGTTAGAAACCTTGGAAATGTTGTTGAAATCATAGTTGAAGGCGAAAACAGTGAATTATTTATTGAAAGATTGCCTAAGGAACTGCCCCCAATTGCAAGAATCGACTCAATGAGTGTTGAAGATATTGAATCGGCGAATTACTCTAATTTTGAAATTATTGAAAGCAGGGATTCATATTCAGGAATCAGCGTGATTCCACCAGACATTGCAATCTGTGATAAATGTCTTGAAGAGATTAGAAATCCCAAAGACAGAAGATACAAATATCCTTTTAATGCATGTACAGACTGCGGTCCGAGATTTACAGTTATTGAAAGCGTTCCATATGACAGAATCCGAACATCAATGGAAGAATTTCCGTTATGTGACGACTGTCTTGTTGAATATAGAGAACCCCTAGACAGACGTTACCATGGAGAAGCCATTTGCTGCAGTGACTGCGGACCCCAAATGGCATTTTATGAAAAAAGCGAAAGAATCAACAGCGATAATCCTATTAAACTGGGAGCTCAAAAACTGGAAAACGGAGAAATCCTGGCAATAAAGGGAATCGGAGGAACACATCTGGTTGTTGATGCATATAACGATGAAGCAATAAAAGAGCTGAGAAGACGTCTGAACCGTCCGAACCAGGCCTTTGCAGTAATGACTAAAGATCTGGAGTCCGTTCAAAAATATGCCCGGCTATCCGAAAAAGAAATAAAAACAATGACCTCCAATAAAAGGCCAATTGTTATTTTAAAGAAAAATGAAGAATATCCGTTTCCGGAATCCTTGTCTCCGGGGCTTCACAACATCGGAGTGATGCTTCCATACTCACCTATGCATTATTTGCTATTTGATGAAAGCTCTATCGACACATTTGTTATGACATCTGCCAATACTCCCGGCGAACCGATGATGATTAAAAATGAAGATATAATCAACGGAGTCAATGATTATTCCCTGGTTCATAACCGTAAAATATTAAACAGATGCGATGATTCAGTTATCAGATTCAGAAACAATGAACTGTCATTTATAAGACGGTCCAGAGGTTACACCCCAGAACCTTACACAATAAACTACAAAGTCAACGATTCAAATGTCCTTGCGTTAGGCCCTGAGCTTGACGTGACATTTTCCATAGCTAAAGACAATATTGTTTATCCGTCACAGCATATCGGAAATACCAATAAACCTAAAACATTGGAATTTCTAAAACAGGCTATTGAGAATATGGAAAGGATTACAAAAATCAATGAGTTTGATGTTGTTGCATGTGATTTGCATCCTCATTTCTTTACAACAAGACTGGCTTATGATTTAGCTGAAAAATATGGCGCTGAAGTAAAACAGATTCAGCATCACCATGCACATTCCGTAGCTTTGGCTAATGATCATTCAATTGATGAAATGATTGTTATTGCAGCAGACGGCGTAGGTTACGGAAGTGACGGGACCAGCTGGGGAGGAGAAATCCTCTACACCAACATTAACGATTTCGAAAGAATGGGCCATCTTCAAAGCCAGCTGATGCCCGGAGGTGACGTTGCAACCAGATATCCTGCAAGAATGCTTGCAAGCATATTGGACGATTCCGATTTAATCATGTACTATTCAAAATATTTCAAATATGGAGATATGGAAATAAAAACATTATTCAAACAACTCGAATCCGGGCTTAATGTAGGCAAAACCACAAGTACCGGAAGAGTTCTTGATTCAATGGCAGTGGCTCTGGAAATTGCTCATGAACGAACCTATGAGGGAGAGTGCTCCATGAAACTTGAATCATGCGCATTTTACTCCAAAAAGGATATTGAAATCCCATACCATATTGAAGATAATGTTTTGAATACCACAGAAATCCTCAGAGAAGTTGTAAGGCTATATCAGAACGGAGAAAATAAGGCAGATGTTGCAAGGGCAGGCCAGAATGCAGTTGCTAACGGACTGGCTGAAATTGCAATTAATGCAGCTGATAAAAAGAATATTGCAGATATCGGAGCTACAGGCGGCGTATTTTACAACGAAGCCATTACAGATGCCATTAAAAATCGTATTGTCAGTGAAGGTTATAATTTTATCCAGCACACCAACACATGTGCGGGAGACGGTTCTGTCTCTTTAGGACAGGCAATAATTTCTAAAAAACAGGTTTAAATGGTTTAAATTTTAATTTAAACCATTAAATAATGACCACCAAATATTAGTTTTATCTATGTTTTAAAGTTCTCTCAAGAATGTACTCAGCTCTTTCCTTAAGATTTCCGTACAGTCTTATCTGATTTTTCAGCTCATCGATAGCTTCAAGCTGACCGGCATCAATTCTTTTTTCAATATCTAAAAGTTTTGACCATTCATCCCCTGAAGGCAATTGAAGAGTGTTGAGCATATCTTCTGAAAGGTTAACATCAAAAGTGTTCTTATTGATGGTAATGTGAATGTTTACTTCATGCTGCAAATCATAATATTTACGCGGACGACCTCTCAGGATTTTCTTGTAAGAAGAGTTTAAAATTCCGATATCTTCCATTGCTCGCAAATGTTCAATAATAGCTTTCTGACCAATATCCAGCTCATTGGATATTTCACTTACAAACATAGGCTCTTCTCTTAAAAGATTAATGATATCTCTTCTAGTTTTACAACCCATTACGTCAAGTATATCTTCTTTATCAATATCTCCCAATTGGTCGTTATAGTTTCCTCTAATTTCTATGTGGCCATTAGAAGAATTGACATCTCTATGATATTTATCATTTTTTTCAATGTCATTACTATGTGTCATGATTATAGATTATATTAACACTATTATATAAAACATTGCGTTTTTGTTACAAGTTGTAAGAAAAGTTAAAAAACGATTATAATCAGTTTAATTTGAATAAGTACAGCATAAATTTAATAAAATAATTTTATAAAATAATATTTTTATAATTTTAAAAAAATAAAAAATTTAAAATCTTTATATACTAAACAAACCTCATAAAATAGAAATAGACCTCAATTTTTTGGACTTTTTTTATCGAAAGGTTTATATAACTTTTTGTTACTATAATAATGTAAGAGAAAGATAACTTTTTGTTACTTTAATATTTGGTTCGGAAAAACTTGAAGTAATAACTCTGATTGA
Above is a genomic segment from uncultured Methanobrevibacter sp. containing:
- the hypF gene encoding carbamoyltransferase HypF encodes the protein MKARKILTQGIVQGVGFRPYVYRLASELGLKGSVRNLGNVVEIIVEGENSELFIERLPKELPPIARIDSMSVEDIESANYSNFEIIESRDSYSGISVIPPDIAICDKCLEEIRNPKDRRYKYPFNACTDCGPRFTVIESVPYDRIRTSMEEFPLCDDCLVEYREPLDRRYHGEAICCSDCGPQMAFYEKSERINSDNPIKLGAQKLENGEILAIKGIGGTHLVVDAYNDEAIKELRRRLNRPNQAFAVMTKDLESVQKYARLSEKEIKTMTSNKRPIVILKKNEEYPFPESLSPGLHNIGVMLPYSPMHYLLFDESSIDTFVMTSANTPGEPMMIKNEDIINGVNDYSLVHNRKILNRCDDSVIRFRNNELSFIRRSRGYTPEPYTINYKVNDSNVLALGPELDVTFSIAKDNIVYPSQHIGNTNKPKTLEFLKQAIENMERITKINEFDVVACDLHPHFFTTRLAYDLAEKYGAEVKQIQHHHAHSVALANDHSIDEMIVIAADGVGYGSDGTSWGGEILYTNINDFERMGHLQSQLMPGGDVATRYPARMLASILDDSDLIMYYSKYFKYGDMEIKTLFKQLESGLNVGKTTSTGRVLDSMAVALEIAHERTYEGECSMKLESCAFYSKKDIEIPYHIEDNVLNTTEILREVVRLYQNGENKADVARAGQNAVANGLAEIAINAADKKNIADIGATGGVFYNEAITDAIKNRIVSEGYNFIQHTNTCAGDGSVSLGQAIISKKQV
- a CDS encoding ArsR family transcriptional regulator, encoding MTHSNDIEKNDKYHRDVNSSNGHIEIRGNYNDQLGDIDKEDILDVMGCKTRRDIINLLREEPMFVSEISNELDIGQKAIIEHLRAMEDIGILNSSYKKILRGRPRKYYDLQHEVNIHITINKNTFDVNLSEDMLNTLQLPSGDEWSKLLDIEKRIDAGQLEAIDELKNQIRLYGNLKERAEYILERTLKHR